In Camelina sativa cultivar DH55 chromosome 17, Cs, whole genome shotgun sequence, the genomic stretch AATACAAATTTCTTGAAATtgtcagttttcttttttttaacgaaaaggaaaaattccGGCAAATAGGTTCCAAAAGAGAAAATGGGCCGAACGGGTCGGCAATGTTTTACAAGGGTACTCCGACCCACAAggattaacaaaagaaaaagaagtcatACACGGAAAACGATTTCAATTTTCAACGTCCAAGGCACCAGACAGATCTGCTTGGAAACTCGCGGCGTTCGAACCGAATGGGTGTTCGACGGATTCCGGAGCCGTCATCTCCGGGGGGGGAAATCCAAAACCGAGCTGGTCCGGTGACATATTAAGGTCATTGTCATTCAGCTCGAGGACATCGATTGCCGTGACAGTCTTCTCGGCTTCGGCCTTTTTCTCGTCAATCTCCTTGATTCGCTCTTCAGGAATGACGGCCCCATTCTCAACCAAATATTGTACAGCTTCCTGTACTCCGGTGGCTTGGTTCAGCAGATCTTCTAGGGGGCGAACCTTCACTTGTTCGACTAGATAGGCCCTGACCTTGTCTAATCGGGTCTGCGCTTTCTTCGCTGTCCGCTCCACTTTCTCCCATCGATCCGTCCGAAGCCTTTTAACTTCGAAAGCAAGCTGCAACTTCAACCCGTCGCATGATTCCTGCAGCtcggctttctcttcttctagaGTAAGCGCTCGGGAGTTCAGTTCGCTAACTCTCAGTTCCGTGTTGGCAATGATGCCATCTTTCTCGGCAACGAGCGCCTCGAGTTCCTTGATCCTCGCGTCCTTAGCGTCGCTGGCAGTTCGGATTTGCTCTATGCATTCCTTCACTTTTTCGAGCTCCGAACCCGAATTCTTGCTGGTTTTGACTTGCCTATCATATTTCTGAACCAGCGCATTCATCTTGGCGGCAGTCTGTGCATTCAAAGAATCTACGTCAGTTTGAAGCTcctttggaaaaataaaactttaataggTTGACAGTAAGACGAACCATTAAGTGCGATTCAGCGACGTCGAGGAATGCTTGCTTGAATTCCAATTCGGTTGGAAATCTTCAGGGTCCGGAAAAGCTCGCCCGAAGCCTCGCGATTGGACACCAAGGGATACTCGCCGAAGTAGTTATAGGCGAAGTGATTCGTCTTGTCATCCTTTCTTTCAAGGCGAAATCGATCGGCGGACTCCAGTCCGGCTTCATCGGCCGAACGCTTGCGACTCGGTAACGGACGCGCATCGGTGGTTGGCTCAGCAACgatttgtttgtctttgttcttcttcttcctccttttagATCCAGCTTCGAGTTGAGGAACGTCTTGTTCTTCGTTCGGTGGATTGGCGTTTTCTAAAGCCAAAGGAAGGGCGTTTTCCTCTACAACGTTGGATGGCTCGATATCCTCTCCGAGTGCCTGAATAGGGTCGGCGACCGTCTGGTCTGGGGTAGGATCAACTTCGGTTAGACCCTGGGACGGACCGATCTCGGCTTCAATGGCAGCTTGGGTGTCTCGGCGAACAATCTGGACGTCTTTTGCTTCCATGACGCGGCATCCGCCAGTTCGTCTTAGCGAACTGGCAAAACTTGGAAAATTCGTCCTACCTTTGCCCATTGCAGTTTTGACACGGATACGAGTGATTGAATCCCACTGACGATTGTTCCCGGTTAGCAGAGCGTCTCTGACGAGGATATAGTTCGGAGCTAGGCGCGTTGCACAAAACGGACGATCTGGAGGCAGAGAcacgaaaaagttaaaaatggTCAGAGGTCCCGAAGTCAATTAACATACTAGAAATATAAATCTACcaggattttcattccacactctccgGTGAAAACCCAACGGGTTAGCGAATGAATATTGGTCGACGCGGACGAAGAAGTATTGGTTCGTATACTTCGGGAATTTATTCACTCGTTTGCTGCGGAGGAAATTATGAGCCGGTCTCATGTTCACTTCCCAGCGATTCGAACTCTTCGATTGCTTGAAACTTGATAGCTGTTCGAAAGCTTGAACTCTAAGGTCGACTCCGACTTCGGCTGCTATGGTCAGGGCAGCCATGAAGTTACAAATGGCTCCGGGTACGAACTGCGAGATCGCTATCATCCGTCTTTCGGCATAGATTGAAACCAACTCCGGGATTGGGAATATGAGGCGACACTCGGTAAAATAACCCTCGTATAAGCATACATACCCTTCCGGGGGGCTCCAGGGGCGTTGATCTTCTCGAGGAATTAAAATTGTGACGTTGCTATTGAATAAACCGCACGAGTTTAGCATATCATTCACAGTTTTGATCGAACTCGAACTCTTCTCGCCTCCAATCCGTCCTTCATGGTCAAACAAGGGGTCGATATCTTCGATTGAAAATCCCAAGGGTGCGAACCGATGTTCTTCTAGCGCAAATACGTCCGAAATCAGTTCGTTGGTCTCAGCCTCGTGACGAACTGACGATGGCAAGGTTGGATTCACCTGAGAAGAAGAGGCTCCCGTTGAACAGCGAACCAGGTGAGGCGGGACTTTGGAAGCCGATCTACTTGACTCCCCGATCTGCGCGGAGTGTTCAGGATTGAGAGTTCTTCGTTTGGATGTACGACGAATTAATTGCTCGCTTTCAGTTTCCGGTGAAGAGGCAGGTTCCGATGTGCTCGCCATTTCCTGAGTTCGGAGagtgtggaagaagaaaaaaatagcaaaatggAAGAGAGATCGGAGCAGGTTACCTGTTGCTGTTGGcggaaaatgagaaatgacgaGAGCAGAAGCGTATTTATAGAGTCGGATGGGCGGCAACCCTACGAAAAGTAATGATGACCTACGCGACTCTTCGAATTCCGAGCTAGCGGATGTGACGGAAACGACACGTGTCGTCCAGATGATATGCGGTGAGATGATTCGGAGATCTGAGTAAAATCAATTAAGTCTTTATGGATTAGATCGGATATTCTCTTTCCATAGTCCAAAATATTCGAATTAAATCTCGAATATATTGAACtggggggggactaattgttggtgcgggattcagcacccccgacataccgagctaaaccagaaacATTAATTGAACATttaaccgggaatccggttaGGGGATCAATTAGGTCATCAAGAGTCAATTCGGGTGAGACGAagtcttggagaagaagaaaccgaccTCCACTTCGATGCGGCGCAGCCGACTCAAACAATAAGGCAGTTTTCCATATNNNNNNNNNNNNNNNNNNNNNNNNNNNNNNNNNNNNNNNNNNNNNNNNNNNNNNNNNNNNNNNNNNNNNNNNNNNNNNNNNNNNNNNNNNNNNNNNNNNNNNNNNNNNNNNNNNNNNNNNNNNNNNNNNNNNNNNNNNNNNNNNNNNNNNNNNNNNNNNNNNNNNNNNNNNNNNNNNNNNNNNNNNNNNNNNNNNNNNNNNNNNNNNNNNNNNNNNNNNNN encodes the following:
- the LOC109129903 gene encoding uncharacterized protein At3g60930, chloroplastic-like: MASTSEPASSPETESEQLIRRTSKRRTLNPEHSAQIGESSRSASKVPPHLVRCSTGASSSQVNPTLPSSVRHEAETNELISDVFALEEHRFAPLGFSIEDIDPLFDHEGRIGGEKSSSSIKTVNDMLNSCGLFNSNVTILIPREDQRPWSPPEGYVCLYEGYFTECRLIFPIPELVSIYAERRMIAISQFVPGAICNFMAALTIAAEVGVDLRVQAFEQLSSFKQSKSSNRWEVNMRPAHNFLRSKRVNKFPKYTNQYFFVRVDQYSFANPLGFHRRVWNENPDRPFCATRLAPNYILVRDALLTGNNRQWDSITRIRVKTAMGKGRTNFPSFASSLRRTGGCRVMEAKDVQIVRRDTQAAIEAEIGPSQGLTEVDPTPDQTVADPIQALGEDIEPSNVVEENALPLALENANPPNEEQDVPQLEAGSKRRKKKNKDKQIVAEPTTDARPLPSRKRSADEAGLESADRFRLERKDDKTNHFAYNYFGEYPLVSNREASGELFRTLKISNRIGIQELQTDVDSLNAQTAAKMNALVQKYDRQVKTSKNSGSELEKVKECIEQIRTASDAKDARIKELEALVAEKDGIIANTELRVSELNSRALTLEEEKAELQESCDGLKLQLAFEVKRLRTDRWEKVERTAKKAQTRLDKVRAYLVEQVKVRPLEDLLNQATGVQEAVQYLVENGAVIPEERIKEIDEKKAEAEKTVTAIDVLELNDNDLNMSPDQLGFGFPPPEMTAPESVEHPFGSNAASFQADLSGALDVEN